A single Cannabis sativa cultivar Pink pepper isolate KNU-18-1 chromosome 7, ASM2916894v1, whole genome shotgun sequence DNA region contains:
- the LOC115696449 gene encoding probable inactive purple acid phosphatase 9, translated as MKKDMTSINRAKTPWLIFMGHRPMYTSSTGLLSVDTDFAKEVEPLLLANKVDLVLFGHVHNYERTCSVYKNSCLAMPNKDQNGVDSYDHNNYSAPVHAVIGMAGFSLDKFPNDIVVAL; from the exons ATGAAAAAGGACATGACTTCTATCAATAGAGCTAAAACTCCTTGGCTAATATTTATGGG GCACAGACCAATGTACACTTCCTCAACTGGACTGCTTAGTGTTGATACAGATTTTGCTAAAGAAGTTGAACCCTTATTATTGGCCaacaaa GTTGATTTGGTTCTGTTTGGACATGTCCATAACTATGAGAGGACTTGTTCTGTTTACAAAAATTCTTGTTTGGCTATGCCTAATAAGGATCAAAATGGtgttgattcatatgatcataaTAACTATAGTGCACCAGTTCATGCAGTTATTGGTATGGCTGGCTTCTCTCTTGACAAGTTCCCTAATGAT ATTGTGGTTGCATTGTAA